One genomic segment of Rhodohalobacter mucosus includes these proteins:
- a CDS encoding outer membrane protein assembly factor BamD has protein sequence MRTLSFLLLMSVLFISCRSNDLIRPGDTIEVAFEKAMNQYREGDYPEAAQAFETVVSIGRGTDIGQEAQYYLAESYYNDRRYLLAASEYERYAQFYPNSFRREVVDFKRAECYYFLSPRYRLDQSYTRRAIENLRLFNSRFPDSEYAEKSAQYIIELREKLARKKYEAANFYKRTSRYEAAAIYYDLVIDDYPETEWAERSLAEQMEAYILYAENSVPERQEERFRLALESYNTYMQLFPRGEYRSRMEELFDRAQDGLDGIAGNIRPSTSSTQ, from the coding sequence ATGCGTACGTTATCCTTTCTGTTGTTGATGTCGGTACTTTTTATTTCATGCCGCAGTAACGATCTGATCAGGCCCGGAGATACAATAGAAGTGGCTTTCGAAAAAGCAATGAACCAGTACAGGGAAGGAGATTACCCGGAGGCTGCACAAGCTTTTGAAACCGTCGTTTCGATCGGCAGGGGCACGGATATTGGTCAGGAAGCGCAGTATTACCTGGCAGAAAGCTATTATAATGACAGGCGATACCTTCTGGCCGCTTCCGAATATGAGCGGTATGCGCAGTTTTATCCCAACTCCTTTCGCCGGGAGGTCGTAGATTTTAAGCGGGCTGAGTGCTACTACTTCCTGAGCCCGCGTTACCGGCTCGATCAAAGCTACACCCGCCGGGCCATTGAGAATCTGAGGCTGTTCAATTCCCGTTTTCCTGATTCCGAATACGCCGAAAAATCAGCTCAGTACATCATAGAACTGCGGGAAAAGCTCGCGCGTAAGAAATATGAAGCCGCCAACTTCTATAAAAGAACCAGCCGCTATGAAGCGGCCGCGATCTACTACGACCTGGTGATTGATGACTATCCTGAAACGGAATGGGCCGAACGCTCACTCGCAGAACAAATGGAAGCGTATATTCTTTACGCGGAAAACAGCGTTCCAGAGCGTCAGGAGGAGCGGTTCAGACTGGCACTGGAATCGTATAATACATACATGCAGCTCTTTCCCAGGGGCGAATACCGCAGCAGAATGGAAGAGCTTTTTGATAGGGCACAGGATGGCCTCGATGGTATTGCAGGCAATATCCGGCCCAGTACTTCCTCTACCCAATGA
- a CDS encoding polyprenyl synthetase family protein, producing the protein MEFLKPYTALIENRLQSLPLPQKPSGLYDPQRYILGMGGKRIRPMLSLVSCGLCGVDMERAVPAALSVELIHNFTLLHDDIMDQADSRRGHETVHRRWDVASAILAGDGMFVQALLMLQDVPPGCDHKQMMNELLTGVNTVCEGQALDMEFENRQDVSLGEYLTMIEGKTGALLSTSMKLGGYSAGADEDQIRLLDQIGRSLGLAFQIQDDLLDVIADPSQFGKIPAGDIREGKKTFLMLTALEHCSVEQKKSILGYFQKRPLTVNQIDEIISIYRSTGTIEEAEKQIGSYYKRAESALDKFVDSNYKQDLSNLINYLKNREI; encoded by the coding sequence TTGGAGTTTTTAAAGCCCTACACGGCTCTTATCGAAAACCGTCTGCAGTCGCTTCCTCTTCCCCAAAAACCTTCCGGCCTGTACGACCCCCAGAGGTATATTCTGGGTATGGGCGGCAAGAGGATCCGTCCCATGCTATCCCTTGTCAGCTGCGGTCTTTGCGGGGTGGATATGGAACGAGCTGTTCCCGCTGCACTTTCCGTAGAGCTCATTCACAACTTTACGCTTCTGCATGATGATATTATGGACCAGGCAGATAGCAGAAGGGGCCATGAAACGGTTCACCGGCGCTGGGATGTTGCATCCGCCATCCTGGCCGGCGACGGCATGTTTGTGCAGGCCCTGTTGATGCTTCAGGACGTGCCGCCCGGCTGCGATCATAAACAAATGATGAATGAGCTTCTCACGGGAGTCAATACTGTGTGTGAAGGACAGGCTCTCGATATGGAGTTCGAAAACAGGCAGGATGTCTCACTTGGTGAATACCTCACTATGATAGAAGGCAAAACGGGTGCGCTGCTCAGCACATCGATGAAGCTGGGCGGCTATTCGGCGGGTGCGGATGAAGATCAGATCCGGCTGTTGGATCAGATAGGCCGTTCGCTCGGGCTTGCATTTCAGATTCAGGACGACCTGCTTGATGTAATCGCGGACCCGTCACAGTTCGGAAAGATTCCCGCAGGGGATATTCGGGAGGGTAAGAAAACATTTTTAATGCTCACTGCGTTAGAGCACTGCTCGGTTGAGCAAAAAAAATCCATATTGGGATATTTTCAGAAACGGCCGCTTACGGTTAATCAAATTGATGAGATAATTTCCATCTACAGAAGTACCGGTACGATTGAGGAAGCCGAGAAGCAAATCGGCAGCTACTATAAACGCGCCGAGTCGGCCCTGGATAAGTTTGTTGATTCAAACTATAAACAAGATCTTTCTAACCTTATAAATTACCTGAAAAACCGTGAAATTTAG
- a CDS encoding DUF5723 family protein, producing MKPLKRLLITGFLIQLLCTSVSSQNVLTAENMALGGGGASYLTGFESLFLNPANLYIREKNYKLQISLLKGGAYFDSALPIPNNGDRFSQFRSTLMPYGSSEQSRIINETDRERLVDRIFPGTRQQVSSMQSLTDLYWFGLKWNLEDRSYAVALRTRSVSFYELGRGFFTDEPTERGDRLQVNRSFRHQFQSLHELSFGYAESFTFLNGQNPRLAEFIIGIAPKLVMGGSYLDVRYRDRYSIGESDGLWQRETRFSQLSSGYFSGGAGGPFSGLSDGNLTDIFRPSAFGAGLDIGITYLITFGSDLSTLRREDVPTEKSLRFSFSVTDLGAVYHYRSTRKDTAPDGEEETSETGELSELSFLGAPGEHLSFLSQFAETPFENINRSSNNAFATSLPATLNLGALFQIDRLKLMGDISYSIAKTAFAANFPVAYLGLEIRPLPFIPIRAGTRLAPRMPGYYSFGGGVETTYFDITAAIQLRSSSIGPTTEILGASLVGIKFYLQ from the coding sequence TTGAAACCACTAAAACGTCTGCTGATTACCGGCTTTCTGATTCAGCTCCTGTGCACGAGCGTGAGTTCCCAGAATGTGCTTACTGCTGAAAATATGGCCCTGGGCGGCGGAGGTGCATCCTACCTCACCGGCTTTGAATCGCTCTTCCTGAACCCGGCCAACCTCTACATCCGTGAAAAGAACTATAAGCTGCAAATATCGCTGCTGAAGGGCGGTGCATACTTCGATTCAGCCCTTCCCATCCCGAATAACGGTGACCGCTTCAGCCAGTTCAGGTCAACACTGATGCCTTACGGCTCGTCTGAGCAAAGCCGTATAATTAACGAAACAGACCGCGAGCGGCTTGTCGACAGAATTTTCCCCGGCACCCGTCAGCAGGTAAGCTCCATGCAGTCGCTTACAGACCTCTATTGGTTCGGGCTCAAATGGAACCTGGAAGACCGTTCCTATGCCGTTGCACTGCGTACCCGGTCGGTCAGTTTTTATGAACTGGGGCGCGGTTTTTTTACCGATGAACCTACCGAACGGGGTGACCGCCTGCAGGTAAACCGGTCGTTCCGTCACCAGTTTCAGTCGCTGCACGAGCTGTCGTTCGGCTATGCCGAATCGTTTACTTTTCTGAACGGGCAGAATCCAAGGCTGGCGGAGTTCATTATCGGCATTGCACCCAAGCTGGTGATGGGTGGATCGTACCTGGATGTGAGGTACAGAGACCGCTACTCCATCGGTGAATCGGACGGTCTGTGGCAGCGCGAAACCCGTTTTTCGCAGCTCAGCAGCGGGTACTTCTCGGGCGGTGCGGGCGGCCCCTTCAGCGGACTTTCGGACGGAAACCTGACCGACATTTTTCGTCCATCCGCGTTCGGTGCGGGGCTCGACATCGGCATCACCTATCTCATCACATTCGGAAGCGATCTTTCAACACTGAGGCGTGAAGATGTGCCAACGGAGAAATCACTGCGATTCAGCTTTTCTGTTACCGACCTGGGAGCCGTTTATCACTACCGGTCAACCCGCAAAGATACCGCTCCCGACGGTGAAGAGGAGACATCGGAAACCGGAGAACTCTCGGAACTTTCATTTTTGGGAGCGCCCGGCGAGCATCTTTCATTCCTCAGCCAGTTTGCAGAAACACCATTCGAAAACATCAACCGCTCGAGTAACAACGCTTTTGCAACTTCCCTTCCGGCCACCCTTAACCTGGGCGCATTATTTCAGATCGACCGGCTAAAGCTGATGGGAGATATCAGCTACTCCATTGCAAAAACCGCCTTTGCGGCCAATTTCCCGGTTGCCTACCTGGGCCTTGAAATTCGCCCCCTTCCCTTTATTCCCATCCGCGCAGGCACCCGCCTAGCGCCCAGAATGCCGGGATATTACAGTTTTGGCGGTGGGGTTGAAACCACGTACTTTGACATTACGGCAGCCATTCAGCTCAGAAGCAGCAGTATTGGGCCCACCACGGAAATACTGGGGGCGTCACTGGTGGGAATCAAGTTTTATTTGCAATAA
- a CDS encoding glycerate kinase type-2 family protein, with protein MAEYLLESFNIWREIIRKVDPSEVLFESISLQPDSNGLRVQSESIPMPDHSAIYLAGAGKASAGMALGAENALNEHLKDGLVISTPNPFHQPQKTRVLIGSHPYPDRASFQATQQLIRYIRELPSGSTLINLISGGTSSLLCRPAAPIPEEDIQQLYRQLVTSGAEIGQINTVRKAVSSVKGGRMLQFMKHLNVIDLIISDVPDDNVEDIGSGPTTPQNISTREAKTILTGRSLWNKIPDSVRNHIQSRSEAESLSNQEKTAESGHHPQFILSSARIVSSEACRLLEEHGFEASREPEPWSGSINDFEKLIRKRLDTMLNSNNRPAAHVFYGECTLKVTGEGKGGRNQELALRMAQHLSSFDRKILFLSAGTDGIDGSTDAAGAIVDETTWRSGEKRNADPAGALADNDSYNFFNDTPWHIKTGPTGNNVMDIQILMLP; from the coding sequence ATGGCGGAATATTTATTAGAATCCTTTAATATTTGGCGTGAAATCATTCGAAAAGTGGACCCTTCAGAGGTGCTTTTTGAGAGTATCAGCCTACAGCCCGATAGCAACGGGCTCCGGGTACAGTCTGAAAGCATCCCCATGCCGGACCATTCAGCGATCTACCTTGCAGGCGCAGGCAAAGCGTCAGCAGGCATGGCACTGGGCGCCGAGAACGCGCTGAATGAACATCTTAAAGACGGACTGGTTATCTCAACGCCCAACCCCTTTCACCAACCGCAGAAAACACGGGTTCTGATCGGTTCCCACCCCTATCCCGACCGTGCATCGTTTCAGGCAACCCAACAGCTTATACGCTACATCAGGGAGTTACCCTCCGGATCCACACTGATCAATCTGATTTCGGGTGGCACATCCTCCCTTCTCTGCAGGCCGGCCGCCCCGATCCCTGAAGAGGATATCCAGCAGCTTTACCGGCAGCTGGTTACTTCCGGAGCAGAAATCGGGCAGATCAACACAGTCAGAAAAGCTGTATCGTCCGTGAAGGGCGGAAGAATGCTTCAATTCATGAAGCATCTCAACGTAATCGATCTGATCATCTCAGACGTGCCGGATGACAATGTTGAGGATATCGGCAGCGGTCCCACCACCCCGCAGAACATTTCAACCCGCGAAGCGAAAACGATTCTTACCGGCAGGTCACTCTGGAATAAAATACCGGACTCCGTACGAAACCATATTCAAAGCCGGTCGGAGGCAGAGAGCCTCAGCAATCAAGAAAAAACAGCCGAATCAGGCCATCACCCCCAGTTTATCCTATCCTCTGCCCGCATTGTTTCATCCGAAGCCTGCAGGCTGCTTGAAGAGCATGGTTTTGAAGCCAGCCGTGAGCCGGAGCCGTGGTCGGGCAGTATCAATGATTTTGAGAAGCTGATACGCAAGAGGCTGGATACGATGCTAAACAGTAATAATCGCCCAGCCGCCCACGTTTTCTATGGCGAATGCACCCTTAAGGTAACAGGTGAGGGAAAAGGGGGGCGAAACCAGGAACTGGCGCTTAGAATGGCACAGCACCTGAGCAGCTTCGACCGTAAAATCCTTTTTCTAAGCGCCGGCACGGACGGCATTGACGGATCCACCGATGCCGCGGGCGCCATCGTCGATGAAACAACCTGGCGGAGTGGGGAAAAACGGAACGCTGATCCGGCCGGCGCACTGGCCGATAACGACAGCTACAACTTTTTCAATGACACACCGTGGCATATCAAAACGGGTCCAACCGGCAATAATGTAATGGATATTCAGATCCTGATGCTTCCATAA
- the nadD gene encoding nicotinate (nicotinamide) nucleotide adenylyltransferase: MMKRRVGIFGGTFDPVHSGHIEAVHSFLESGLIDEVWVMLTPDPPHKRHRSKHTPYKHRLRMLELAFSETERVKICTLERELPQPSYTLQTLQHLTTTYPDTRFFLCLGEDSVSSFHTWHRYRDILSDFSLMAVKRPGSDAVEAEDEVLEKTIFLEHKPVDISSTAIRQNGSDMEQMVPDTVAAYMEEHELYT, from the coding sequence ATGATGAAAAGGAGGGTCGGCATATTTGGCGGAACGTTCGACCCGGTTCATTCCGGACATATCGAAGCTGTACACTCATTTCTGGAGAGTGGTCTGATCGATGAAGTATGGGTGATGTTGACTCCTGACCCGCCACACAAGCGCCACAGAAGCAAACATACTCCGTATAAACATCGTCTCAGGATGCTGGAACTTGCATTCAGTGAGACGGAGCGCGTAAAAATATGTACTCTTGAAAGGGAACTGCCACAGCCTTCATATACCCTGCAAACGCTTCAGCATCTCACAACAACCTACCCGGATACCCGTTTTTTTCTATGCCTCGGTGAAGATTCGGTCAGCTCATTTCATACCTGGCACCGCTACAGGGACATATTGAGTGATTTTTCACTTATGGCGGTGAAAAGGCCGGGATCAGACGCGGTAGAGGCAGAGGATGAAGTGCTGGAAAAAACAATTTTTCTGGAACATAAACCGGTTGACATATCTTCAACGGCTATAAGGCAAAATGGATCGGACATGGAGCAGATGGTGCCTGACACCGTGGCTGCGTATATGGAAGAACATGAACTTTATACCTAA
- a CDS encoding ATP-dependent helicase, with the protein MQQFTLRSDSSSTPDPADLLSKLNEQQRRAASHVQGPLLIIAGAGSGKTRVLTYRIAHLLQKQHALPHNILALTFTNKAAREMQSRIQDLIGERASGLWMGTFHSIFSKILRFEAERIGYSSSFSIYDSADSENAIKLILKELNYDPREIRPRTIQYKISDAKNQLVGPDTYQNRFVQSTLDDITARVYQLYTRRLKEANAMDFDDLLIRPIELFEEHPDVLEKYQDKFRYILIDEYQDTNHAQYKVTRLLADKYENICVVGDDAQSIYSFRGADISNILNFKEDYQKATEVPLEQNYRSTKHILQCADSVIKQNRKQLEKTLWTENIDGEPITLLENFDERDEANRIVNYINDLKLRHGYQNNDFAILYRTNYQSRIFEEALRRKNIAYQLVGGLSFYQRKEIKDVLAYLTLLVNPEDEQALLRIINEPSRGIGNKSLNDLLKKARSTGSSVWKILKNVETADLYKPAEARVKEFVQMIENLRELLESGTPILDVTKKVLEKSGYLKALVEENSAQSLTRRDNVLELQNAIAYYQQNTGNAKLSNFLQEITLITDTDKYDENKPAVTLMTVHASKGLEFPVVFIVGLEENLFPMGPREGEEPNTEEERRLFYVAITRAQKHLFFSYSKMRFKYGEEQRQARSRFLNEVDPGVVRTETGATIRQNRTDSSSFSVERDDSSDSAKRTDTEIDYDWKSPVNSKKPRSSGNSDYEYEYDDDPFRTGAHVLHPSFGAGKIVQRSGAGRDARVVVYFKNRGQKTLMLRAARLQVIQ; encoded by the coding sequence ATGCAGCAGTTCACCCTCCGGTCCGACTCTTCCAGCACCCCCGACCCAGCCGATTTACTCTCCAAACTCAATGAGCAACAGCGCCGTGCCGCTTCACACGTACAGGGCCCGCTTTTAATCATTGCAGGCGCCGGCAGCGGCAAGACCCGGGTACTCACCTACCGCATTGCGCACCTTCTTCAAAAGCAACACGCACTGCCGCATAATATTCTGGCTCTTACATTTACAAATAAAGCGGCGCGTGAGATGCAGAGCCGTATTCAAGACCTGATCGGCGAGCGCGCATCGGGCCTTTGGATGGGTACATTCCACTCCATTTTTTCCAAGATTTTGCGGTTCGAGGCTGAACGAATAGGATACAGCAGCTCATTCTCCATTTACGACTCCGCCGATTCCGAAAACGCCATCAAACTGATCCTGAAAGAGCTCAACTATGATCCGCGTGAAATACGGCCGCGTACCATCCAGTACAAAATCAGCGACGCCAAGAACCAACTGGTAGGTCCGGACACCTACCAGAACCGGTTTGTGCAGAGCACGCTCGACGATATCACCGCAAGGGTGTACCAGCTCTATACCAGGCGCCTCAAGGAAGCGAACGCCATGGACTTTGACGACCTTCTGATCCGGCCCATTGAACTCTTCGAAGAGCATCCTGACGTACTGGAGAAATATCAGGATAAGTTCCGATACATACTCATCGATGAGTACCAGGACACCAATCACGCACAGTACAAGGTGACCCGGCTGCTGGCAGACAAATATGAAAATATCTGCGTGGTCGGCGATGACGCGCAGAGCATCTACTCGTTCCGGGGAGCCGATATATCCAACATTCTGAATTTCAAGGAGGACTATCAGAAAGCAACCGAGGTGCCCCTGGAACAGAATTACCGGTCAACCAAACACATTCTCCAGTGTGCCGATTCGGTAATCAAACAGAACCGCAAGCAGCTTGAAAAAACACTATGGACGGAGAATATTGATGGTGAACCCATCACGCTGCTCGAAAATTTTGACGAGCGGGATGAAGCGAACCGGATCGTAAACTACATCAACGACCTGAAGCTGCGGCACGGTTATCAGAACAACGATTTTGCCATACTCTACCGCACAAACTACCAGAGCAGGATTTTTGAGGAGGCGTTGCGCAGAAAAAATATTGCCTATCAGCTGGTGGGCGGGCTGTCGTTCTATCAGCGCAAAGAGATCAAAGACGTACTGGCTTATCTCACCCTCTTGGTGAACCCCGAGGATGAGCAGGCCCTTCTGCGCATCATCAATGAGCCCAGCCGGGGCATCGGCAACAAATCGCTGAACGATCTGCTGAAGAAAGCGCGAAGCACGGGCTCTTCGGTATGGAAGATCCTGAAAAATGTGGAGACAGCCGACCTCTACAAACCCGCCGAGGCGCGCGTGAAGGAGTTTGTACAGATGATCGAGAACCTGCGCGAACTGCTCGAAAGCGGCACACCCATTCTCGATGTAACCAAAAAAGTGCTTGAAAAAAGCGGTTACCTCAAAGCGCTTGTTGAGGAAAACAGCGCTCAGTCGCTTACGCGCCGCGACAACGTTCTGGAACTTCAAAATGCGATCGCGTACTATCAGCAGAACACGGGGAATGCAAAACTTTCCAACTTTCTGCAGGAGATTACGCTCATCACCGATACCGACAAGTATGATGAAAACAAGCCCGCCGTTACGCTGATGACCGTCCACGCATCCAAGGGGCTGGAGTTTCCCGTGGTGTTTATTGTGGGCCTGGAAGAGAACCTGTTCCCCATGGGTCCCCGAGAAGGTGAAGAGCCCAATACCGAAGAGGAAAGGAGGCTTTTCTACGTTGCCATCACAAGAGCCCAGAAACACCTCTTTTTCAGCTACAGTAAAATGCGGTTTAAATACGGGGAAGAGCAGCGTCAGGCGCGTTCGCGGTTTTTGAATGAGGTGGATCCCGGCGTGGTGCGAACGGAAACCGGTGCCACAATACGTCAGAACCGGACGGATTCCTCCTCTTTTTCCGTGGAGAGAGATGACAGCTCCGATTCCGCTAAACGGACGGATACCGAAATAGACTATGACTGGAAATCACCCGTTAACTCCAAAAAACCCCGTTCATCAGGAAACAGTGACTATGAATATGAGTATGATGATGACCCGTTTCGAACCGGGGCACACGTGCTTCACCCCTCTTTCGGGGCGGGCAAGATTGTACAGCGGAGCGGAGCGGGCCGCGACGCGCGGGTTGTGGTCTATTTTAAAAACAGGGGACAAAAAACACTCATGCTGAGAGCCGCCCGGCTTCAGGTGATACAATAA
- the lon gene encoding endopeptidase La, with translation MLDSRFKITTAFDDQNEGFDDFEQAIPLMSEEEEKKLTESAIPDELPILPLKNTVLFPGVVVPITVGRDRSLALVKQAYESDKTIGVVTQKDESVEDPEPGDLYQFGTVAQILKLIKMPDGSKSVVIQGKSVFGIEEMLEEEPFFKARVFPVKQDMDISGIELDASIRSIKETASKIVNLSPNIPSEASIAINNISSPSFLLNFISSNLQVSIAEKQQILEIRTFSKRLDKVMEYLNKELQVLNLSEEIRSKVKTDIDDQQRDFYLRQQMKAIQEALGEDGEQQTVEKLRQQLKEKKGLPENVMETAEKELQRLEMTPSSSPNYGIIHSYIEWILDLPWGEYSKDKLDLKRARKVLDEDHYGLEKVKKRIIEYLAVLKLKKDMKAPILCFYGPPGVGKTSLGKSIARSLNREFERFSLGGIHDEAEIRGHRRTYIGALPGRILRSMKKAGKGNPVIMLDEIDKVGSDFRGDPTSALLEVLDPEQNDSFTDNYLELEYDLSKVMFIATANSLDTIPAPLRDRMEIINISGYTLEEKSEIARKYLIPKQIEENGLSNKQIKISKAAIEKIVDEYTRESGVRNLERQIGAVCRNVAAQIASGDIDDMSVGVNDVADILGKRKFFSDVAERTTVPGVATGLAWTPYGGDILFIEASVSRGTGKLHITGQLGDVMKESAMLAISYLRARYKELNIPEEAFKYWDLHIHVPQGAVPKDGPSAGVALLSAVASIFTQRKVKGTLAMTGEITLRGLVLPVGGIKEKVLAAKRAGIEKVFLPKKNEKDVDEIEEDVIGNLQVQYLERMEPILDLILEDEPVEDPANFFEVPESHKLQTDGQNKVPSNVQKEMNVLEN, from the coding sequence ATGCTTGATTCACGATTTAAAATAACGACGGCATTCGACGATCAAAATGAAGGGTTTGACGATTTTGAGCAGGCCATTCCCCTGATGAGCGAAGAAGAGGAGAAAAAGCTCACGGAATCGGCCATTCCCGATGAACTTCCCATTCTGCCCCTCAAAAACACGGTTCTTTTTCCGGGCGTGGTGGTTCCCATCACGGTGGGACGCGACCGCTCGCTTGCCCTTGTAAAACAGGCCTACGAAAGCGATAAAACGATCGGCGTGGTAACGCAGAAAGATGAGTCGGTGGAAGACCCCGAACCGGGCGACCTCTACCAGTTCGGTACCGTTGCGCAGATCCTGAAACTGATCAAGATGCCCGACGGCAGCAAGAGCGTGGTAATTCAGGGCAAAAGCGTATTCGGCATTGAGGAGATGCTGGAGGAAGAGCCCTTTTTCAAAGCCAGGGTGTTCCCCGTAAAACAGGATATGGATATCAGCGGCATCGAGCTGGATGCCTCCATACGCTCCATCAAAGAGACCGCAAGCAAAATTGTGAATCTCTCGCCGAACATCCCATCGGAAGCGTCGATCGCCATCAACAATATTTCGAGTCCGTCGTTTCTGCTCAACTTTATCTCCTCGAACCTGCAGGTCTCAATTGCCGAGAAGCAGCAGATTCTGGAGATCCGCACATTCTCGAAGCGGCTCGACAAAGTGATGGAGTATCTCAACAAGGAGCTGCAGGTGCTGAACCTGAGCGAGGAGATCCGCTCGAAGGTGAAAACCGATATCGACGACCAGCAGCGCGATTTCTACCTGCGTCAGCAGATGAAAGCAATTCAGGAAGCGCTGGGCGAAGACGGCGAGCAGCAGACCGTGGAGAAACTGCGGCAGCAGCTCAAGGAGAAGAAAGGCCTGCCGGAGAATGTCATGGAGACCGCCGAGAAGGAGCTCCAGAGGCTGGAGATGACTCCCAGCTCCTCCCCCAACTACGGCATCATCCACAGCTACATCGAGTGGATCCTGGACCTGCCCTGGGGCGAGTACTCCAAAGACAAACTTGACCTGAAACGGGCCCGCAAGGTGCTGGATGAGGACCACTACGGCCTGGAGAAGGTGAAAAAACGAATTATTGAGTATCTGGCTGTCCTGAAGCTGAAAAAAGACATGAAGGCGCCCATCCTCTGCTTCTACGGGCCTCCGGGTGTGGGTAAAACCTCGCTCGGTAAATCGATCGCGCGATCGCTGAACCGGGAGTTTGAGAGGTTCAGCCTGGGCGGCATCCACGACGAGGCCGAAATACGCGGACACCGCCGTACCTATATCGGCGCGCTGCCCGGCAGGATCCTGCGTTCGATGAAGAAAGCCGGCAAGGGCAATCCGGTTATCATGCTGGATGAGATCGACAAGGTAGGCTCCGATTTCCGGGGCGACCCGACCTCCGCCCTGCTCGAGGTGCTCGATCCCGAGCAGAACGACTCCTTCACCGACAACTACCTGGAGCTGGAGTACGACCTGTCGAAGGTGATGTTTATTGCCACGGCGAACTCGCTCGATACCATCCCTGCGCCGCTGCGCGACCGGATGGAGATTATCAACATCAGCGGCTACACGCTGGAGGAGAAATCGGAGATCGCGCGGAAGTATCTCATTCCGAAGCAGATTGAGGAGAACGGTCTTTCGAACAAGCAGATCAAGATTTCAAAAGCCGCCATCGAGAAGATTGTGGACGAGTACACCCGCGAAAGCGGCGTGCGGAACCTGGAGCGCCAGATCGGCGCCGTGTGCCGCAACGTGGCCGCACAGATCGCCAGCGGCGACATCGATGACATGAGCGTGGGCGTGAACGACGTGGCCGACATCCTCGGCAAGCGCAAATTCTTCTCCGATGTGGCCGAACGCACTACGGTGCCGGGCGTGGCCACCGGACTGGCGTGGACCCCCTACGGCGGCGACATCCTCTTTATCGAGGCGAGCGTATCGCGCGGTACGGGCAAGCTGCACATTACCGGACAGCTGGGTGATGTGATGAAAGAGTCGGCCATGCTGGCGATAAGCTACCTGCGCGCACGCTACAAGGAGCTGAATATCCCCGAAGAGGCGTTCAAGTACTGGGATCTTCACATTCACGTACCGCAGGGCGCGGTGCCGAAAGACGGCCCGTCGGCCGGTGTGGCGCTGCTGAGTGCGGTAGCCTCCATCTTCACCCAGCGCAAGGTGAAGGGAACGCTGGCAATGACCGGCGAAATCACCCTTCGCGGACTGGTGCTGCCGGTGGGCGGCATCAAGGAGAAAGTGCTGGCCGCCAAGCGTGCGGGCATTGAGAAAGTGTTCCTTCCCAAGAAAAACGAGAAGGACGTGGACGAGATCGAGGAAGATGTAATCGGCAATCTGCAGGTGCAGTACCTGGAGCGCATGGAGCCGATCCTGGACCTCATCCTGGAAGACGAGCCGGTGGAAGATCCGGCCAACTTCTTCGAGGTGCCCGAATCCCACAAACTGCAGACGGACGGACAGAATAAAGTGCCCTCCAATGTACAGAAAGAGATGAACGTGCTGGAGAATTAG
- a CDS encoding RNA polymerase sigma factor: protein MSVSVKNNRVDYSVLVNYLQVQETRKANELLAEVLPKLVQYLQITVGANPETAEECVQQAFLNVYERILQDKIRDPKSILSYLMQASRNEYFSHCQKNKRYTELPETEKGMSEPAEQISRLVDDERMEALSECISRLDDESREFITYFMDNPGVRSRQVATEFGISEANVRIKKHRIVHQLQDMYKKMTADV from the coding sequence ATGAGTGTTTCAGTTAAAAACAACAGGGTTGATTATTCTGTGTTGGTAAATTATCTGCAGGTTCAGGAAACACGCAAAGCCAATGAACTTCTGGCTGAAGTGCTTCCCAAGCTGGTGCAATATCTTCAGATTACGGTAGGGGCAAACCCCGAAACCGCTGAAGAGTGCGTGCAGCAGGCATTTCTGAATGTATATGAGAGAATTTTGCAGGATAAGATCCGGGACCCGAAATCCATTCTGAGTTATCTCATGCAAGCTTCAAGAAATGAATATTTCTCTCACTGTCAAAAAAACAAGCGCTACACCGAATTGCCTGAAACTGAAAAAGGCATGAGTGAGCCGGCCGAGCAGATCAGCAGGCTGGTTGACGACGAGAGAATGGAAGCACTCAGTGAGTGTATCTCCAGGCTTGACGATGAGTCGAGGGAGTTTATCACCTACTTTATGGATAACCCCGGAGTACGGTCGCGTCAGGTGGCAACGGAGTTCGGCATCAGTGAAGCGAATGTGCGGATTAAAAAACATCGTATCGTCCATCAGCTTCAGGATATGTACAAGAAAATGACGGCCGACGTCTGA